A stretch of DNA from Yoonia sp. G8-12:
CACCCGGCTTTCGGAACGGGCGATGGCCTGTCGCTGGGGCTTGGTGACGGCGGCATCGGACTGGGGCCGAAACGTGTAGCGGACCCTGATAATATGCCCGAACAGCGGATCCCGCGAAATGCCCCCGCGCTCTTCAATCTTGGCGCGCATGAATTCACTGTCCTGTTCCATGATGGCCGGATCGAGGTCGACGCCGACCGCCCCGGCGGGCTGCGCACCCCGCTTGATGCCGATATGGTCACTGGCTTTGCGTCGCTTTTGTCGGCGCAAACGATGTTTCCTGTGCTGAGCCCCGATGAAATGGCCGGTCACTATAGCGAAAATGATGTGGCCCAGGCCGTGCGGCGCGGTACGATAACAGGGCAGGGCGGCGCATGGGATCTGATTGCTGGACGCGTGCGCGACATTCCCGCCTATGCCGATAGCTTTGTGGCCACCTACGATCATATCCAACACCCCGATCAAATTACTTTCGCCGATATCTCAAACGCAATCGCGGCCTTCATGGAATTTGAATGGCGCTCAGACAATGCGCCCTTTGACGCGGTGTTGCGTGGGCAGGCAACTTTGCCGGAACCAGCCGCCACAGGTATGGCGCTGTTTTACGGCGAAGCTGGCTGCGCCAGTTGCCATAGCGGGCCCTTCCTGACCGACCATGATTTTCACGCGGTGGGCGCGCCGCAGATCGGGCCGGGCAAAGCAGCCCGTTTTGAAAGTCACGCGCGCGACGAAGGGCGGTTCCGTGTGACAGGTGATCCCGCCGATCTCTATGCGTTCCGCACGCCCTCTTTGCGCAATGTCGCCTTAACGGCCCCCTACGGGCACGCGGGCGCACATCGTGATTTGCGCAGCTTTGTCGCGGCACATCTTGATCCGGTCGCTGCATTGGAAAGTTACGATCTTGCCAATGCAATCCTGCCCGCACTGCCCGTGGACGACACACGCGGTTTTGCGGATACGCCTGCGATCGCGCAGGCCGTCAGCATCGCCCCCCGCGAGATCACGGATGCGCACGTCACTGCACTAGTCGCATTTCTGGACGCGCTCACAGACCCCGCCGCGATTGACGGAACTTTGGGGATCCCCGACGCCGTGCCAAGCGGGCTGCCCATAGACCAACCCTAACCCAAATTATCGGCCCCTAAATATCCCCGCCGGAGGCATTCTTCCGCGCGTCAGCGCGCCAGCCGCAGCACCTGATTGGCATCTGCCTGATAGGTGCTTTCCTGCCCGTCCGGCCAGCGCACTGTTACCACGGCGTCTTGCGCATCACCCAAACCAAAATGCAACGGCAACGCCTTGCCGCCGCCATGCCCGCCGCCCACGGTCAGTTGCTGGCTCTGGCGCAAATCGCCCGTTTGCACGATGACAGTCGCGCCCACAGCGTTCACATTGCCGCCCGGCTGGGTCAGTGAAATCGCCAGCCAATTGCCCGTTTCCGGCGTGACATTGCGGTAAAGCTCCATTCGCGCACGCCGGTTCACCACCACCAGATCCAACCGCCCGTCACCATCGAAATCGGCCAAGGCAGCACCCCGCGAACGCTCTTTCGTGGCAACACCTGCACTGGCTGCCGTTTCCCGAAACGTGCCATCGGCGTTCTGCATCAGCAGGTTGTTAGGGTCCTTGATGGCAAGTCCGGGCATCTGATCCACGTTGCCTTTGGCGATAAACAAATCAGCGCGTCCATCATTATCCACATCCGCAAACTCGGCATGCCAGCCTGTTGATGGCCGTCCATCATCGCCAGTATGCGGGCGCTGGGCATAGGTGCCGATGGTGAAAGGGGCTGCGGCATAGGTGCCGTCCTCTTGGGCCAATTGCATGAGCTGATCACCCATCGAGGTCAGCATTACCTCATCGCGGCCATCGCCGGTCAGATCACGGCTCGCAATGCCCATCCCCCAGAGCGAGACATTCTTCCAGCCGTCATCGGCCCCCAGAAATCGCTGCTCTGCAATATCCCACATCTGCTCATACCCGTCGCGGATATAGTAATGGCGGTCATTCGATATCCGCAGGGTACGGCGGCCGCGCGCATCATTTGCCGCCAACATCGAGAGCGGACAGAAACCGGGGCTGAGCGGGGTGCTTTGGTAGCCCGCAGCAGATGGCCGCAGGATCATATTGTCATCGCAGGCCCCAAAAGGACCGTCGGGGTCGGTGCGGTCCACATAGTTTCCCACGGCCATGACAGGTTGCCCGTCGTCCTCCCACCATGCGGTGAAGGCGGTGGACCAAGCATCATCGGCAGGCAGACCGTTGCTGGCGTGAAAGCCGCAATCCCCTTGTCCCATCAGCAACTGGTTCTGACCCACGCGCAGCACGAAAAGGTCCATCGCCCCGTCTGCATTCACGTCCAGCGGATAGGCCCCCGTTGCCCCCGTGAGGTCCGGTAGCTCTCCGGTGCGAAAGGTGAAATCGCTTTCATTGATCATCAGTTGTGCGGGATTCTGCGCCACCTGCGGCAAACAGATCCGGCCGCGCATCATCGTTGCAATCAAAAACCGCCACACCACCGCCGACGAAATGTTCCCATTCGCCGCCATAGATATGGGCGGGCAAACCGCCGGAACGATCCTCGAACACAGGATCAGCGGCAACCGGCGTTGCCGCCAGCATCAACGCAAAAAACCGTGTCATGCGCGGGCGTCTCCCAACGCCGCTTCGGTCACGGCCTCAAGTGCCAGTGCGGTGGCACCGCGCGCCCAGATCATGCCGCCCCATGCGTGGACCTCGACTTTGCACGGTGTGCGCCCGTCACTGAGGGTCAGTTTCTGCATCTCCGACAGTACTTCTTTGGAGTAGAGGTAATCATATTGCATCCGCTCGCCTGACAAGATGATCAGACCGGGATCGAAAAGCTGGATCACATTGGACAGCCCAAGCGACAGATACCGCCCCGCGCGGCGAAAGATCGTGCGCGCCGCCTCATTCCCGGATTTGGCCTGTGCAAAAAGTGAATCAAGCATCACGTAGGGGCTTTGTGCTGTGCGCAAGTTGCGATCCAATGCTGTGGCGGCTTCACGGGCCAACGCATAATCGGCAAGATACGCCTCAAGACAGCCGCGCTGCCCGCAGCGGCACAGGGCACCATCGAGCTGCACCTTGGTATGCCCCAGTTCAAGCCCCATGCCCCGCGCGCCGCGGAACAGCCGGTTATCGAGCACAAGGCCCATCCCGACACCGTTCTCGATCGTGACAACGGCAAAATCAGCGATCGACCGCCCCGCCCCGAACCACAGTTCCGCAAGGCTGAGGACGTTTGTGTCATTGTCGAGATAAACCGGAACCCCGAAACGCGCGACGAAAGCAGCGCGTAAATCAACGTCGGGATCTATCAGGAAGGGGGACCACGTTACGGTGCCGGTGCCATGATCCACGATACCGGGGATGCCCATTCCGACAGCTGAGATATCAGGCAGGGCCATATCCGCCTCTTTGAGTATCCGATCAATCAGGACATCGACCTCTTCGAGCACCCTGTCGAGCGACTTGCGCCCCGGCGATGACGGCAAGGTCGCGTCCGCTACGGGCCGTCCGGCAAAATCAGACAGCACGGCAGAGTGCGTCTCGTCCGAGAGTTTTATGCCAATGACATGGCGCGCCTCTGGCACAACTTCGAGCGCGACAGGCGGGCGGCCGCGCCCGCTCTCGCGGGGCAGGCCCTCGACTTCGCGCAAAAGACCCGCGCCGATCAGATCAGCGGTCAGCGTGGTGGCAGAGCCTGCGCTGATATTCAGCGCGCGGGTCACATCGGTGCGCGCGGCGCGCCCCGTTGCGCGGACATGTTCGAACACCTGCTGACGCAAAGGCTTGGCATCGGGCAGATCAATCGACAACAGTGGGCCGCAGCCATCAGGCCCCCCGATTCTCCCTTTTGGTCGGCTATCGCGTCATACATAGTTCAATCTCTGAATTAATAGGCCTGTTTTGCACCCGAAAATTCACTCCCACCTACAGACTGCCTAATATTTTAGCGGGTTCAAAGCGTTTTATTCGTATTTCGCATCAATTTTTATTTTGACAACTGAATTTAATAAGTCATTCTGAGCGACGTAGGGTCAAATGGCCCACGCCCCAATGCATGGGGCACACTATGGGAGGAAAACATGCATAAATCCGTTATCGCGGCAGCCATTGTTGCTGCCGGTCTAGGCTCGTCCGCGTTTGCAGATGGCCATGGCATCACAGTCGGCGTGAGCTGGTCAGACTTTCAAGAGGAGCGCTGGAAGACAGACGAAGCCGCCATGCTTGGTGCGCTTGACGCGGCTGGTGCGAAATATCTGTCCGCAGATGCACAATCGTCGGCAACAAAGCAGCTGGCCGACGTTGAAAGCCTGATCACGCAAGGCGTTGACGCGCTGATCATTCTGGCCCAGGACGGCGCGTCCATCGGCCCAGCACTTGATGCGGCCGAAGCCGCCGGTATCCCTGTCATCGGTTATGACCGTCTGATCGAAGATCCGCGCGCATTCTACCTGACATTCGACAACGTCGAAGTGGGTCGCATGCAGGCACGTGCTGTGTTTGATCTGGCACCCGAAGGCAACTACGTCATGATCAAAGGCTCGCCAACCGACCCGAACTCTGACTTCCTGCGCGGTGGTCAGCAAGAGGTGCTGCAGGCGGCAATCGACAGCGGTGCGATCACCATCGTCGGTGAAGCCTATACCGATGGCTGGCAGCCCGCGAACGCACAGCGCAACATGGAGCAGATCCTGACACAGACCAACAACGAAGTTGACGCGGTTGTGTCTTCCAACGACGGCATGGCCGGCGGTGTTGTTGCGGCTCTGGCATCTCAGGGTATGGACGGCATTCCTGTGTCCGGTCAGGACGGCGACCACGCTGCGCTGAACCGCGTTGCACTGGGTACGCAGACCGTGTCTGTGTGGAAAGACAGCCGCGCTCTGGGCCGTAACGCAGGCGAAATCGCTGTTGCATTGGCAGGCGGAACTGCACTGGCTGACATCGAAGGGGCCGCACCGTTCACATCACCTGGTGGTGTTGAAGTGAACTCCATGCTGCTGGCGCCGCTGCCAATCACACAAGACAACCTTGACGTCGTCGTTGATGCCGGCTGGATCGAAAAAGACGTTCTTTGCCAAGGTGTGTCAGGTATCGCAGTCTGCGAATAATCTGAACACACGTAATAAGGCCCCATCCGCGTTTGCGGGTGGGGCTTACTTACAAGACAACCCGGCAAAGGGTTGAAAGGGGAGGGATCCAATGTCTGGCGGACTTGGGAAGCTAATCAAAACACTGCAGATCGACACACGGCTTTTGGGCATGATCGGTGCTTTCATCGTGATCTCTTTGGTGTTTCACGTCGCGACCGGGGGCACGTTTTTGACCCCGCGAAACCTGTTTACACTGACATTGCAGACTGCTTCTGTCGCGGTGATGGCAACGGGCATGGTCTTTGTGATCGTGACCCGGAACATTGATCTGTCGATCGGGTCCTTGCTGGGCATTGTCGGGATGATCATGGGCGTCATTCAGGTGCAGATCCTTCCTGATATCGTTGGTTTTGGCAGCCCATCCATCTGGATCATCACAGTGATTGCGGGTCTTTTGCTGGGGGCCGCGATTGGCGCCTTCCAGGGCTGGTTAATCGGTTATCTTGTCATACCGTCGTTTATTGTCACCTTGGGTGGTCTGCTGATTTGGCGCGGTGGCGCTTGGTGGGTGTCCAAGGGCACGACGATTTCGCCGCTTGATCCCAATTTCATCATGCTTGGTGGTGCGTCCGGTACGATTGGTGTCACCGCAAGCTGGGCACTGGCCCTTGTTGGCTCCGCGCTCACGGTGCTGTTCTTGATCAACACGCGGCGCAAACACATCAGCCACGGCTTTGCCGTCAAACCGATGTGGGCCGAATATGCGCTGGGTGCGATCCTTGTGGGTGCGATCTGCGGGATCACGGCGATCATGAACGCCTATCTGGTCCCAACACGTATTCTGGAACGCCGGTTCGCGGCCGAAGGGCTTGAGATGCCTGAAGGTTACACCGAAGCCTACGGATTTCCGATTTCGGTTCTGATTGTGCTGGCCGTGGCGATTGCGATGACCATCATTTCCAAGAAAACGCGCTTTGGCCGCTATGTCTTTGCAATGGGCGGCAACCCTGATGCAGCCGAGTTGTCAGGGATCAATACCCGTCTTTTGACCGTCAAGGTCTTTGCCCTGATGGGGGCACTGACTGCGATCGCTGCCGTTATCGCATCCGCCCGTCTGGGATCGGCCGGATCGTCGTTGGGTGAATTGGACGAATTGCGCGTCATTGCGGCAGCCGTCATTGGTGGCACCGCATTGGCCGGGGGCGTCGGTACAATCTATGGCGCGATCCTTGGCGCCCTGATCATGCAGGCGCTGGTGTCCGGCATGGGCATGGTGGGCGTTGATAGCCCGCTGCAAAACATGATCGTGGGTGGCGTGCTGATCCTCGCTGTCTGGATCGACATTCTCTACCGCCGCAAAACAGGAGACGCATAATGAGCACCCCACTTTTGGAAATGCGCAATATCTCGATCCATTTTGGCGGGATCAAAGCGGTTGACGATGTGTCCATCGACGTGATGCCGGGCGAAGTGGTGGGCCTGTTGGGCCACAACGGGGCAGGCAAATCGACGCTGATCAAGATCCTGTCGGGGGCCTATAAAAAGGACGCGGGCGAGATTTTTGTAGACGGCAAGAAGGTTGAGATTAACAGCCCGATTGACGCGCGGTCGCACAACATCGAGACAATTTATCAAACACTTGCCTTGTCCGATAACCTTGATGCGGCATCGAACCTGTTCTTGGGGCGTGAGATTACGACGAAATTCGGCCTTGTCGACGACACGGCAATGGAGGCGGAATCGCGCAAGATCATGGCGCGGTTGAACCCGAACTTCCAACGCTTCTCGGAACCTGTGCGGTCTTTGTCGGGCGGTCAGCGCCAGTCGGTCGCGATTGCCCGCGCGGTCTATTTCAACGCCCGCATCCTGATCATGGACGAACCCACGGCTGCGTTGGGTGTGCATGAAACAGCAATGGTTGCGGACCTGATCAAAGAGCTGAAGGCCCAAGGCCTCGGGATTTTCCTGATCAGCCACGACACCCGCGAAATGATGGACCTGTGTGATCGTGTGTCGGTGATGAAAAACGGTCAGTTGATCGGCACCGAGCGGGTCGAGGACGTGACCGAAGATGACATTCTGTCGATGATCATCATGGGCAAGAACCCTAAAAAGGCTGCGTAATGTTTATCGGCCTTGATTTGGGAACTTCCGGTCTCAAGGCTGTTTTGATCAACGAGGCACAGGCGATTGTGGCGGAAGCGACAGCGCCGCTAGAGGCTGCGCGCCCGCACCCCGGTTGGTCAGAGCAGGACCCTGCGACATGGCTGGACGCCGCCGATGCGACAATGCAGGCGTTGGCAGGGCAGGCATCTTTGGCGCAGGTCCGTGGTATTGGCCTGTCGGGTCAAATGCATGGCGCGACCTTGCTGGACAGCGATGATGCGGTGCTACGCCCGTGCATTTTATGGAATGATACGAGGTCAGCACAGGAGGCGGCCGCGCTCGATGCCGACCCGAGGTTCCGCGCGCAAACCGGCAACATCGTCTTTCCCGGCTTCACCGCGCCGAAACTGGCGTGGGTGGCCAAGCATGAACCGGAAATCTTTGCCAAAATCGCCCGTGTGCTTTTGCCCAAAGACTATCTGCGCCTGTGGCTGACAGGTGAGGCGGTGGCCGAGATGTCGGATGCCGCAGGCACAAGCTGGCTTGATGTGGGTAAGCGCGATTGGTCCGATGATCTATTGGCT
This window harbors:
- a CDS encoding ROK family protein, coding for MSIDLPDAKPLRQQVFEHVRATGRAARTDVTRALNISAGSATTLTADLIGAGLLREVEGLPRESGRGRPPVALEVVPEARHVIGIKLSDETHSAVLSDFAGRPVADATLPSSPGRKSLDRVLEEVDVLIDRILKEADMALPDISAVGMGIPGIVDHGTGTVTWSPFLIDPDVDLRAAFVARFGVPVYLDNDTNVLSLAELWFGAGRSIADFAVVTIENGVGMGLVLDNRLFRGARGMGLELGHTKVQLDGALCRCGQRGCLEAYLADYALAREAATALDRNLRTAQSPYVMLDSLFAQAKSGNEAARTIFRRAGRYLSLGLSNVIQLFDPGLIILSGERMQYDYLYSKEVLSEMQKLTLSDGRTPCKVEVHAWGGMIWARGATALALEAVTEAALGDARA
- a CDS encoding cytochrome-c peroxidase, coding for MRIVLGLMATMGAGAAVADGLPAPLTDADFAAVNEIEARLGQLLFYDPILSGNRNVSCGTCHHPAFGTGDGLSLGLGDGGIGLGPKRVADPDNMPEQRIPRNAPALFNLGAHEFTVLFHDGRIEVDADRPGGLRTPLDADMVTGFASLLSAQTMFPVLSPDEMAGHYSENDVAQAVRRGTITGQGGAWDLIAGRVRDIPAYADSFVATYDHIQHPDQITFADISNAIAAFMEFEWRSDNAPFDAVLRGQATLPEPAATGMALFYGEAGCASCHSGPFLTDHDFHAVGAPQIGPGKAARFESHARDEGRFRVTGDPADLYAFRTPSLRNVALTAPYGHAGAHRDLRSFVAAHLDPVAALESYDLANAILPALPVDDTRGFADTPAIAQAVSIAPREITDAHVTALVAFLDALTDPAAIDGTLGIPDAVPSGLPIDQP
- a CDS encoding ATP-binding cassette domain-containing protein, with the translated sequence MSTPLLEMRNISIHFGGIKAVDDVSIDVMPGEVVGLLGHNGAGKSTLIKILSGAYKKDAGEIFVDGKKVEINSPIDARSHNIETIYQTLALSDNLDAASNLFLGREITTKFGLVDDTAMEAESRKIMARLNPNFQRFSEPVRSLSGGQRQSVAIARAVYFNARILIMDEPTAALGVHETAMVADLIKELKAQGLGIFLISHDTREMMDLCDRVSVMKNGQLIGTERVEDVTEDDILSMIIMGKNPKKAA
- a CDS encoding sugar ABC transporter permease is translated as MSGGLGKLIKTLQIDTRLLGMIGAFIVISLVFHVATGGTFLTPRNLFTLTLQTASVAVMATGMVFVIVTRNIDLSIGSLLGIVGMIMGVIQVQILPDIVGFGSPSIWIITVIAGLLLGAAIGAFQGWLIGYLVIPSFIVTLGGLLIWRGGAWWVSKGTTISPLDPNFIMLGGASGTIGVTASWALALVGSALTVLFLINTRRKHISHGFAVKPMWAEYALGAILVGAICGITAIMNAYLVPTRILERRFAAEGLEMPEGYTEAYGFPISVLIVLAVAIAMTIISKKTRFGRYVFAMGGNPDAAELSGINTRLLTVKVFALMGALTAIAAVIASARLGSAGSSLGELDELRVIAAAVIGGTALAGGVGTIYGAILGALIMQALVSGMGMVGVDSPLQNMIVGGVLILAVWIDILYRRKTGDA
- the xylF gene encoding D-xylose ABC transporter substrate-binding protein; the protein is MHKSVIAAAIVAAGLGSSAFADGHGITVGVSWSDFQEERWKTDEAAMLGALDAAGAKYLSADAQSSATKQLADVESLITQGVDALIILAQDGASIGPALDAAEAAGIPVIGYDRLIEDPRAFYLTFDNVEVGRMQARAVFDLAPEGNYVMIKGSPTDPNSDFLRGGQQEVLQAAIDSGAITIVGEAYTDGWQPANAQRNMEQILTQTNNEVDAVVSSNDGMAGGVVAALASQGMDGIPVSGQDGDHAALNRVALGTQTVSVWKDSRALGRNAGEIAVALAGGTALADIEGAAPFTSPGGVEVNSMLLAPLPITQDNLDVVVDAGWIEKDVLCQGVSGIAVCE